Below is a window of Desmonostoc muscorum LEGE 12446 DNA.
CTGGAGCAGTTCCCGAACTTCACCCACTACTGTACTTAAAATCGTATTTAAATCCAGCGAGTTACGAATTTGACTAGATAAACGAGTTTTCAGGATTTTTTCTCGCTCAACTAGCTCTCGCAGCTGAGTTTCAGACTGCCTTAACTCTATCTGGGACATCTGACGATTGACGCTAGCTTTTGCCAGTAGCCAAGAACCAATGCCAATTAGTCCTACTAAGCCGACATATAACAGTAGTAATTGATTCAAAAATTGTTTTGATTTGGTCGTCAACGTTTGTGGCGACACCCACGAGACAATCTTCCAGTAATAGGATTTAGTGTCAATTTGATTCTTACTTGCTGCAAAAGCCTGTCCGGCTCCTGTACTGGATTTTTGCCCTTCCGCCAGGGGGTAGATTGTTGTAAAGGTGAACATTCCTTCAGCAGTTTGGAATTGTCCCGATTCTGTTTGAGAAATCTGCTGCCATGCCAGGGGAAAAGCCTTGCCAAAAGTCCGGTTTTGGCGTTCGGGAAACATAAATCCCCATTCATCCTCAGACTTTGCCCCTTTTAACCAGTAGCCGTCAGCATTCAGCAGCATTCCCTGGCTGGAGGTGTTAGCGGGGGCTTGATTAAAGTTATCCAGCAGTTTGGCACCGAAATAATTTAACACTATGATGCCTCGCTTGTTTCCACGGCGATCGAAAACGGGAGTACCAAAGCGGATCATTGGCTTGAGGGGTTGTTCAACTTGGCCTCGTTCAATGTTGAGATCGAGGGGAGAGACAAATATTTGTCCTTGGTTTAGCCGCAAAGTGTCATTAAACCAGTAGCGCTTGGCTTGAATTTGCAGTTTTTCTTCGGGGACAATTCGTGGTTCTCCCTGGTTGAAGTTGACTCTAACAACTTCCTTTCCTAATTCATCCAAAAAGCGAATTTGGTCGTAAAGTTTTTTATATCGAGAAATTAATAAAAATTCTTGGGCGAGTTTTTGTTGTTCTCCATCCGCTTTTTCTAAGATTCCCTCTAGCTCGTTTTGGCTAGAGATTACCATCAAATCTGAGACAACCGAGCGAAAGTCTGTGCTGATGAGTTTTTTTTGTAAATCTATTTTGCGGAATTCATTCGTTTTTAGTACAACTTTCTCGGTTTGTATGTGTTGGTAATAGATAGTCCCTAAAACACCTCCAACTAACGCTGATAACGGCAAAAAAACCGTTAGGAAGCGTTTAATTAAAACTCGTGAAGGAATTTGTAATGACATATCTAATACTTCGGTACGAATTAAGAATAGGGCATTCCAACTGCACAAGATTTTTTGAATCATTGAAAAATCTTCTGCCCTTTCTTGCTATTGTCAGTTAGACACTCTACTAGTCAGTACCGAAAATTTACGTATTTAAAATATTTTACACTTAAAATTATGTTTAAATACTGAGAAAAAACACAAAGCGATGTCTCCGACGGGCTACGCCTAACCTCAAAATAGTTTTTGATTGTTACTATGCGATCGCACATCAATAGATTTTCTACAATTTATTTAGAATCAGATGTAGCAAAACCCGTAATGTTAAACTACAATCCGCTGCACTGTTTGCCTTCTTCGGAAGAACTACCAGACTCAGATGATACTCCTGTGGATAATGAACTACAAAATTCGATTCCTGGCTTACTGAAAACCATACTGGCTTTAGCTTGGTGCGATCGCTGGGATTGGTTTTTTGGCGTCAATATGGGTATTTATTATCACCCAGACAAACCAGCGATCGTCCCTGATGGGTTTCTCAGCTTAGGAGTCCAACGTTTCATTGATGTAGGCAAAGCCTTCTCCCAAGGATTAGACTTACGCCTGAGTTATGTATTGTGGGAAGAAAAAAAGCTGCCAATTTTAGCACTAGAAGTTGTTTCCCAAATCCATCGAGGAGAATACACTACCAAGAAAGAATTCTATGCCAAAGAATTAGGAATTTTATACTACGTTGTGTACAATCCCCTGCGGCGCAAAAAGTCGCCCTTGGAAGTATATCGCTTAGTTGATGGGGAATATAGTTTAATGTCAGGAAGCCCTGTTTGGCTACCAGAAATTGGTTTAGGAATTGGGCGAGAACGAGGAATTTATCAAGGTATAGTGCGGGAGTGGTTGTATTGGTATGACGAGGAAGGACAGAGATTGTTGACACCAGAAGAACGCATCCGAGAACTGGAAGAACGTGCAGCTTTTGAAGAACAGCAGCGCATGGAATCAGAACAACGGGTAAAAATCTTGGCGCAAAGTTTAAAAGCCTTTGGTGTCGATCCAGAAACTTTAGCGTGAAATTGACAGCAGAAGTCAGAAGTCAGAATTCAGAATTCAGAAGTCAGACAGGCTTTATCCCTGGCTACCAGACTTAATTTGTGTACTTCACTTTCCTGGAAATCTGGTGTGCGATCGCTTAAACTCCAGCATTAATGTCAAATTAAAACATCAGTCGAAATGTCAAGTAACCTAAAGGCATATATTACTTGAGATTTATTTCAGTTTATCTGTTTCAAGCAATCAAGACACATCATCTTCTAGTTCTTCAATTTCCTGTAATGTTTGCCAGCCAGCTTGCCACTGGGAGTTATCCTGTAATAATTTGGCATTTATCCAAAAACGAACTTTGGGATCGCACGCAGCCACCATTTCAGCGTATACCCACTTACTCTGATTTTTACGGTTGACGACTTGGAAGTGTCTCCATCCGTCAACTTTTTGCTGTGCTGTCCACTTAGAACCGAGTAAGTAAGGAAATTTTTGTTTTTTTGTCATTAGTCATTAGTCATTAGTCATTTGTTATTGGTCATTCCCCGCGTCTCCCTCATCTCCCTCATCTCCCTCATCTCCCCACTCCCCACTCCCCACTCCCCACTCCCACAACTAACGTGTCACCAAATCACCGTTGCGGGTAAACTTTTGACAATTCAACTCACTATCTTGCTGGACACATAGGGAAAACCATCTGATATGGTTCCAACAGGTGTTGATGTTGTTAGTAATTTTGCGCTTTTTCTTGGAAAGGCGTTGCCTTACAACTTCATTAGGGCAAAGAATCTCCAAAGTACCGAAACCATCTTCCTGATTTACGATCCGAAATAGGCAGTCTTGCAACATAGCACGACTGCTGCTGTCGAAGAAACGCTTAAATCGCACTAACTTTTCCCCTTCAGTCATTTTGCTGATGGGTTTTATTTCAAATAAATCCTCATCCTCTAAGTCAAAGTCATCATCCTCAAAGTCGTAGGGGTCAATCATTTTTAGCATCCACTAGGCGACCTGGAATTATGGTAACTCTGTCTGGGGACAGGGAAGGAAGATGGGGAGTGGGGAGATAAGGGGATAAGGGGACAAGGCGACTTGAGTCAGAACTTGCAACAACTCTTTCCCCTTGTCCCTGTTCATAAGGCAAAAGGGCATCTAATCCCAGAAGCTGAACTTCGTTACTAGACTGATTCATTTATGAAGTTTTGGCTGTTAAGAGTACTAGGTAAATGTATCCCCAGAAATAATATGATAGTTGCCATATAAGATATGAGAGACATCCATAAGAGTTGGTTATTGTGAAAGTACCAAGCTGTAATCGCAAAGGGAACAAAACCGAATCCAAAAGCAAATAAAACCGCGTTACGTAGAATTACACCCTCTTTTAGTCCGATGAAATAACCTTCCAGCATAAAGGCAATAGCAGTAAATCCTAAAAGAGGTAGTAACCAGATACTATAGCTAGCAATATGTTTGTTCACCTCTGTGTGATTGGTTAACAGTCCAAATACTGCATCTGGAAACAGAATAGAGACTGCGGCAAAAGCTAGTGCAATGAATAAACTGGTTAATATGGAAACAGTTAGCAGTAAACTCATCTGTTGTTTAGCCCCTTGCGCGTAAAAGTTTCCAGTCAATGTTTCCGTTGTCATTCCTACACCTTGAACTGTGAATTGGCTCAAAAGAGCAATCTGTAAAAGTAAACCGTTTTCTGCTAGAGTTGCCGTTCCTATGGCCGCACTGATGTTAGTAAAGATAGCGTAAGTAGAACTTAAAACTAAGAACCGGATGAAAATATTACTTTTGAGTACGACAATCTCTTTAAGGGCAATCCAATCAAAAACTTCTTTCAAAATGGCTGGTAAACTTTTCCAAGAAATACTGAAGCCAACACAAATTAAACCAGTTATTAGCGCTAGATATTGACTGATAGCTGTTGCCAATCCGACGCCCATACTGTCCCAACGTAATATCGAGACTACTACATAATCCAGCACTATATTAGAACCATTACCGATGAGAGATATTAGTAGTACGATATTATTCATCTCTTGTCCCATAAACCAACCAATCAAAACAATGTTGAGCAAGACAGCAGGCGCTCCCCAAATCCTGGCGTAGAAATAATCAATTCCAGAGCTTTCAATTTCTGAAGAGCCACTGAGAATAGTAAATCCAAATTTTTGTAATGGGTATTGTAGTAACAAAATTAGTAACCCAATTCCCAAGGCAATTAAAGCACTTCTGATTCCTACTAAAAGTACTGTTTTTGGGTCATCAAATCCAACCGCTTGTGCAGTCAGGGCATTGACACTGGCGCGTAAAAATTTTAATACACGGTAAAGATAGTCAAAGAGGATAGTTGCCAAGATAACTCCCGCCAGGTGACGAATGTCTGCCAAATGCCCTAGAAATGCAATATCAACTATACCTGCTAAAGGGATCATCATGTTGGCAAGTACACTTGTGCTTGCCAGTTTATAAAAACGCGGCAATAGGTTGTACTCAGTTGGAATCGTAAACGTCATAAATTGCCTCGTTTCATATCATATGTAAGGATTTCAGTGGCCAAAATCGGATAATCAATTGTGATGGAAAAATAAATATTTATCATTTTTTTGACAAATTTAAAAAATGATAAATATTTATTCTTATATAGAAAGTACTCTATAGCACTTAAATCTACATATCTATTGGCGATGCCTGCGGTATACGTGGCGTCACTTTTGAAGACAAAGTTTCATTATTTGAAAACCTGAAAATTTCTGATGCTGTTGGTCAATTTACGAAGGGTTTTACCCCTTATCCTTAGAGGATGTTTTAAAAGTGGTCGGCTGTAATTTTAGGCACTTCTAGATCTCCCCTAACCCCCCTGCACACTAAGCAACAGAAGGCAAAAACCACCAAGGGCGGTAATACTACTACTTTACAAAGACGTGAAGACCGATCCAGCTAAGGGCTTACCTGTTTTTACAATATCTTTATCAGAGAAGATTGTTCTGTGTGCCTTGTCCCCCTAAAGTGGTTTATCGAATAGCTTATGCAACCTACTAATCCAAACCAATTTACGGAAAAAGCCTGGGAAGCGATCGCCCACACGCCGGATATTGTCAAGCAATATCAACAACAGCAGATTGAAAGCGAACATTTGATGAAAGCACTGCTAGAACAAGATGGACTAACCAGCAGTGTTTTGACGAAAGCCAGTGTTAACTTGCAAAAACTGCGCGATCGCACCGATAATTTTATCCAACGTCAGCCGAAAGTCTCTGGTAACAGTACTTCCGTATACTTGGGACGCAGTTTGGATACACTTCTAGATCGCGCTGACGGATATCGCAAGGAATTTCAAGACGAATATATTTCAATTGAACATTTATTGCTGGCTTATGCTAAAGACGACCGCTTTGGCAAAGGTTTATTTCAAGAATTCGCTTTAGACGAAAAGAAACTAAAAAATATTATTAAACAAATTCGTGGGAGCCAAAAAGTGACCGACCAAAATCCAGAAGGCAAATATGACGCACTGGAAAAATATGGGCGTGACCTCACGGAAGCAGCCCGTAAAGGTCAACTTGATCCAGTGATTGGGCGGGATGATGAAATTCGTCGGACTGTGCAAATTCTCTCTCGTCGTACTAAGAATAACCCGGTATTAATTGGTGAACCGGGTGTTGGCAAAACTGCGATCGCTGAAGGATTAGCACAGCGCATTGTCGCTGGTGATGTTCCCCAGTCCCTCAAAGACCGCAAGTTAATTGCTTTAGATATGGGGGCTTTAATTGCGGGGGCAAAATTCCGGGGTGAATTTGAAGAACGTCTAAAAGCAGTATTAAAAGAAGTTACCGAATCGGGCGGCAATATTGTCTTATTTATTGATGAAATTCACACCGTCGTCGGTGCTGGTGCTACCCAAGGTGCAATGGATGCTGGTAACTTGTTAAAACCAATGTTGGCGCGGGGTGAATTGCGCTGTATTGGGGCGACAACTTTGGATGAATATCGCAAATACATCGAAAAAGATGCGGCACTGGAAAGACGTTTCCAGCAAGTTTATGTGGATCAGCCCAGTGTCGAAGATGCAATTTCGATTTTGCGCGGCTTGAGAGAACGTTATGAAAACCACCACGGGGTGAAGATTTCTGATAGTGCTTTAGTTGCGGCGGCAATATTATCGAGTCGTTATATTAGCGATCGCTTTTTACCAGATAAAGCCATTGACTTAGTAGATGAAGCCGCTGCTAGATTAAAAATGGAGATTACCTCCAAACCAGAAGAACTCGACGAAATTGACCGCAAGATTCTGCAATTGGAAATGGAGAAGTTATCACTTCAAAAAGAAAGTGATGCCGCTTCCCGTGAACGTCTGGAAAGACTAGAAAAAGAAATTGCTGACCTCAAAGAAGAACAAAGTACTCTCAACGCCCAATGGCAATCTGAAAAAGATATCATTGACAAAATTCAGTCCGTTAAAAAAGAAATTGAACGGGTGAATTTAGAAATTCAGCAAGCAGAACGCGACTACGATCTCAATCGGGCTGCTGAATTAAAATATGGGAAATTAACTGATTTACATCGCCAATTAGAAGCAGTAGAAAGCGAATTAGCAAACGCCCAAAGAAGCGGCAAATCTCTGTTGCGCGAGGAAGTAACCGAAGCTGATATTGCTGAAATTATTTCTAAATGGACAGGAATTCCCATTAGCAAGTTGGTGGAATCAGAGAAAGAAAAACTGTTGCATTTAGAAGATGAATTACACCATCGCGTGGTTGGACAAGAAGAAGCAGTCACAGCCGTAGCCGATGCAATTCAGCGATCGCGTGCTGGATTAGCCGATCCCAATCGCCCCATCGCTAGCTTTATTTTCCTGGGGCCCACGGGTGTAGGTAAAACCGAATTAGCAAAAGCTTTGGCGGCCTATATGTTCGACACTGAAGAAGCACTGGTGCGAATCGATATGTCGGAATATATGGAGAAACACGCCGTCTCAAGGCTTATCGGTGCGCCTCCAGGATATGTAGGTTATGAAGAAGGGGGACAACTAACCGAAGCGATTCGTCGTCGTCCTTATGCGGTGATTCTCTTTGATGAAATCGAGAAAGCACACCCCGATGTATTTAATATCTTCCTGCAAATTCTTGATGATGGTCGTGTCACTGATGCCCAAGGTCATAAAGTGGACTTTAAGAACGCTATTATCATCATGACCAGCAACATCGGTTCTCAGTACATTCTCGATATTGCTGGCGATAACGCACACTATGATGAAATGCGCCGTCGGGTGATGGAGGCCATGCGAAATAGCTTCCGTCCAGAATTCCTCAATCGGATTGACGAAATCATCATATTCCACGGTTTGAATAAGAAAGAATTACGGCAAATTGTGCAATTGCAAGTGGAAAGACTACGGAAAAGACTTGGCGATCGCAAGATTTCTCTCAAACTCTCCGATGTTGCTCTTGACTTTTTGGCAGAAGTAGGATATGACCCGGTATATGGGGCGCGTCCACTGAAACGGGCGATTCAGCGGGAGTTAGAAACCCAAATTGCCAAAGCCATATTGCGCGGGGAATTCAACGACGGTGACACCATCTTTGTCGATGTACAG
It encodes the following:
- a CDS encoding Uma2 family endonuclease, whose amino-acid sequence is MLNYNPLHCLPSSEELPDSDDTPVDNELQNSIPGLLKTILALAWCDRWDWFFGVNMGIYYHPDKPAIVPDGFLSLGVQRFIDVGKAFSQGLDLRLSYVLWEEKKLPILALEVVSQIHRGEYTTKKEFYAKELGILYYVVYNPLRRKKSPLEVYRLVDGEYSLMSGSPVWLPEIGLGIGRERGIYQGIVREWLYWYDEEGQRLLTPEERIRELEERAAFEEQQRMESEQRVKILAQSLKAFGVDPETLA
- a CDS encoding TIGR02450 family Trp-rich protein encodes the protein MTKKQKFPYLLGSKWTAQQKVDGWRHFQVVNRKNQSKWVYAEMVAACDPKVRFWINAKLLQDNSQWQAGWQTLQEIEELEDDVS
- the gntT gene encoding guanitoxin biosynthesis MATE family efflux transporter GntT, with the translated sequence MTFTIPTEYNLLPRFYKLASTSVLANMMIPLAGIVDIAFLGHLADIRHLAGVILATILFDYLYRVLKFLRASVNALTAQAVGFDDPKTVLLVGIRSALIALGIGLLILLLQYPLQKFGFTILSGSSEIESSGIDYFYARIWGAPAVLLNIVLIGWFMGQEMNNIVLLISLIGNGSNIVLDYVVVSILRWDSMGVGLATAISQYLALITGLICVGFSISWKSLPAILKEVFDWIALKEIVVLKSNIFIRFLVLSSTYAIFTNISAAIGTATLAENGLLLQIALLSQFTVQGVGMTTETLTGNFYAQGAKQQMSLLLTVSILTSLFIALAFAAVSILFPDAVFGLLTNHTEVNKHIASYSIWLLPLLGFTAIAFMLEGYFIGLKEGVILRNAVLFAFGFGFVPFAITAWYFHNNQLLWMSLISYMATIILFLGIHLPSTLNSQNFINESV
- the clpB gene encoding ATP-dependent chaperone ClpB gives rise to the protein MQPTNPNQFTEKAWEAIAHTPDIVKQYQQQQIESEHLMKALLEQDGLTSSVLTKASVNLQKLRDRTDNFIQRQPKVSGNSTSVYLGRSLDTLLDRADGYRKEFQDEYISIEHLLLAYAKDDRFGKGLFQEFALDEKKLKNIIKQIRGSQKVTDQNPEGKYDALEKYGRDLTEAARKGQLDPVIGRDDEIRRTVQILSRRTKNNPVLIGEPGVGKTAIAEGLAQRIVAGDVPQSLKDRKLIALDMGALIAGAKFRGEFEERLKAVLKEVTESGGNIVLFIDEIHTVVGAGATQGAMDAGNLLKPMLARGELRCIGATTLDEYRKYIEKDAALERRFQQVYVDQPSVEDAISILRGLRERYENHHGVKISDSALVAAAILSSRYISDRFLPDKAIDLVDEAAARLKMEITSKPEELDEIDRKILQLEMEKLSLQKESDAASRERLERLEKEIADLKEEQSTLNAQWQSEKDIIDKIQSVKKEIERVNLEIQQAERDYDLNRAAELKYGKLTDLHRQLEAVESELANAQRSGKSLLREEVTEADIAEIISKWTGIPISKLVESEKEKLLHLEDELHHRVVGQEEAVTAVADAIQRSRAGLADPNRPIASFIFLGPTGVGKTELAKALAAYMFDTEEALVRIDMSEYMEKHAVSRLIGAPPGYVGYEEGGQLTEAIRRRPYAVILFDEIEKAHPDVFNIFLQILDDGRVTDAQGHKVDFKNAIIIMTSNIGSQYILDIAGDNAHYDEMRRRVMEAMRNSFRPEFLNRIDEIIIFHGLNKKELRQIVQLQVERLRKRLGDRKISLKLSDVALDFLAEVGYDPVYGARPLKRAIQRELETQIAKAILRGEFNDGDTIFVDVQNERLSFSRLPVEVFSG